A part of Populus alba chromosome 8, ASM523922v2, whole genome shotgun sequence genomic DNA contains:
- the LOC118056433 gene encoding protein LIFEGUARD 2 produces MESNNKKGFDMEAGISNQLYPMMQEPPQLRWAFIRKVYIILAMQLLLTVGVAATVVFVRPIPRFILHTTPGLAIYIVFLILTIILLWPLHVYSKRHPWNYFFMALFTICIAFAVGLSCALTKGRIVLEAAILTCVVVVGLTLYTFWAAKRGQDFSFLGPFLFSAVLVLIAFGLIQFLFPLGKWSLMIYGCLGAIVFSGFIVYDTDNLIKRFSYDEYISAAINLYLDIINLLLALLNIFNAVDS; encoded by the exons ATGGAATCTAACAATAAGAAAGGATTTGACATGGAGGCTGGAATAAGTAATCAACTGTATCCAATGATGCAAGAGCCACCGCAGTTACGCTGGGCCTTTATCAGGAAAGTTTACATAATACTTGCCATGCAATTGCTTCTCACGGTTGGTGTTGCCGCCACCGTCGTCTTTGTCCGTCCAATCCCTCGCTTCATTCTCCATACCACACCTGGCCTTGCCATCTACATCGTCTTCCTCATCCTTACCATCATAC TGCTTTGGCCATTGCATGTTTATTCCAAGCGTCACCCATggaactatttttttatggcgCTGTTCACCATTTGCATTGCGTTCGCCGTTGGTCTTTCTTGTGCTCTCACAAAAG GGAGGATCGTTTTGGAGGCAGCAATTCTGACATGTGTTGTGGTTGTTGGTCTAACTCTCTATACCTTCTGGGCTGCGAAAAGAGGCCAGGATTTCAGCTTCCTCGGACCCTTCTTATTTAGTGCTGTCCTAGTCCTTATTGCTTTTGGGTTGATTCAG TTCCTTTTCCCTCTTGGAAAGTGGTCCCTGATGATATATGGTTGCTTGGGAGCGATCGTATTCTCTGGTTTCATCGTTTATGACACTGACAACTTGATCAAGCGTTTCAGCTATGACGAGTACATCTCAGCAGCAATCAACCTCTATCTGGATATCATCAATCTATTACTCGCTCTCCTCAACATCTTCAATGCAGTTGACAGTTAG